One genomic window of Pseudomonas aeruginosa includes the following:
- a CDS encoding extracellular solute-binding protein: MQSTRKLLAGLALAVSAGLVQAAPEVRIYNWFDYIAPDTLKNFQAQTGIAPKYDVYDSNEVLEAKLLSGHSGYDLVVPSDSFLPNYLKAEVFQPLDKSKLPNWKNLNPALLKVLAGKDPGNRYVMPYMWGTNGIAYNLDKVRAVLGDDAPLDSWDLVFKPENLAKLQQCGVAFLDSPTEVIPEVLHYLGLSPNSHQPEDYRRAEEHLAKLRPYITYFSSSKFVSDLANGNVCVAIAWSGGAMQAANRAREAKNGIRIEYRIPKEGAAAWFDVLAIPRDAKNVEQAHAFLDYLLRPEVVAPISDYVAYANPNKAADGLISAELRDNPNVYPPEEVQARLYSVEMLPPKLERLRTRTWSRIKTGK; encoded by the coding sequence ATGCAATCGACTCGCAAGCTGCTGGCCGGCCTCGCGCTGGCCGTTTCCGCCGGGCTGGTCCAGGCCGCGCCGGAAGTACGGATCTACAACTGGTTCGACTACATCGCCCCGGACACCCTGAAGAACTTCCAGGCGCAGACCGGCATCGCGCCGAAGTACGACGTCTACGACAGCAACGAGGTGCTCGAGGCCAAGCTGCTGTCCGGGCATTCCGGCTACGACCTGGTGGTGCCCAGCGACAGCTTCCTGCCCAACTACCTGAAGGCCGAGGTGTTCCAGCCGCTGGACAAGAGCAAGCTGCCGAACTGGAAGAACCTCAACCCGGCCCTGCTCAAGGTGCTCGCCGGCAAGGACCCCGGCAACCGCTACGTGATGCCCTACATGTGGGGCACCAACGGCATCGCCTACAACCTCGACAAGGTCCGCGCGGTGCTCGGCGACGATGCGCCGCTGGACTCCTGGGACCTGGTGTTCAAGCCGGAGAACCTGGCGAAGCTGCAACAGTGCGGCGTGGCCTTCCTCGACTCGCCCACCGAGGTGATCCCCGAGGTGCTGCACTATCTCGGCCTGTCGCCCAACAGCCACCAGCCGGAAGACTACCGCCGAGCCGAGGAGCACCTGGCGAAGCTGCGCCCGTACATCACCTACTTCAGTTCCTCGAAGTTCGTCAGCGACCTGGCCAACGGCAACGTCTGCGTGGCCATCGCCTGGTCCGGCGGAGCGATGCAGGCGGCCAACCGGGCCAGGGAAGCGAAGAACGGCATACGCATCGAGTACCGCATCCCGAAGGAGGGCGCCGCGGCCTGGTTCGACGTGCTGGCGATTCCGCGCGACGCGAAGAATGTCGAGCAGGCGCACGCCTTCCTCGACTACCTGCTGCGCCCGGAGGTAGTGGCGCCGATCTCCGACTACGTGGCCTACGCCAACCCGAACAAGGCGGCGGACGGCCTGATCTCGGCGGAGTTGCGCGACAACCCGAACGTCTACCCGCCGGAAGAAGTGCA
- the aphA gene encoding acetylpolyamine amidohydrolase AphA, with the protein MLSVYSDDHRLHFGQSELVDGKLQPCFEMPSRADTVLARVKSQNLGEVIAPKDFGREPLLRIHDAAYLDFLQSAWARWTAEGHSGDLVSTTFPGRRLRRDGPIPTALMGELGYYSFDTEAPITAGTWQAIYSSAQVALTAQEHMRQGARSAFALCRPPGHHAGGDFMGGYCFLNNAAIATQAFLDQGARRVAILDVDYHHGNGTQDIFYRRDDVLFASIHGDPRVEYPYFLGYADERGEGAGEGCNHNYPLAHGSGWDLWSAALDDACVQIAGYAPDALVISLGVDTYKEDPISQFRLDSPDYLRMGERIARLGLPTLFIMEGGYAVEAIGINAVNVLQGYEGAAR; encoded by the coding sequence ATGCTGAGCGTCTACAGCGACGATCATCGTCTGCACTTCGGCCAGTCGGAACTGGTCGACGGCAAGCTGCAACCCTGTTTCGAAATGCCCAGCCGGGCCGACACCGTGCTGGCCCGGGTGAAGTCGCAGAACCTTGGCGAGGTGATCGCGCCGAAGGATTTCGGCCGCGAGCCACTGCTGCGCATCCACGACGCCGCCTACCTGGACTTCCTCCAGAGCGCCTGGGCCCGCTGGACCGCCGAAGGCCACAGCGGCGACCTGGTGTCCACCACCTTCCCCGGCCGCCGCCTGCGCCGCGACGGGCCGATCCCCACGGCGCTGATGGGCGAGCTGGGCTACTACAGCTTCGACACCGAGGCGCCGATCACCGCCGGCACCTGGCAGGCCATCTACAGCTCCGCCCAGGTCGCGCTGACCGCCCAGGAGCATATGCGCCAGGGCGCCCGCAGCGCCTTCGCTCTCTGCCGTCCGCCGGGCCATCACGCCGGTGGCGACTTCATGGGCGGCTACTGCTTCCTCAACAATGCCGCCATCGCCACCCAGGCGTTCCTCGACCAGGGCGCCCGGCGCGTGGCGATCCTCGATGTCGACTACCACCATGGCAACGGCACCCAGGACATTTTCTACCGCCGCGACGACGTGCTGTTCGCCTCGATCCATGGCGATCCGCGGGTCGAATACCCGTACTTCCTCGGCTACGCCGACGAGCGCGGCGAAGGCGCCGGCGAGGGCTGCAACCACAACTATCCGCTGGCCCACGGCAGCGGCTGGGACCTCTGGTCGGCGGCGCTCGACGACGCCTGCGTGCAGATCGCCGGCTACGCCCCGGATGCCCTGGTGATTTCCCTTGGCGTGGACACCTACAAGGAAGACCCGATCTCCCAGTTCAGGCTGGATTCGCCGGACTACCTGCGGATGGGCGAGCGCATCGCCCGGCTGGGCCTGCCGACCCTGTTCATCATGGAAGGCGGCTATGCGGTGGAAGCCATCGGCATCAACGCGGTCAACGTGCTGCAGGGCTACGAAGGCGCGGCCCGCTGA
- a CDS encoding DUF3772 domain-containing protein, translated as MRRASLHMLLCQFAMALGLLLSLGSEAWAARPAPQAAVDLEAPPALAEDASLDQLNAQLDLIRQRVTADASDDLLAELRQSALQVQRQADALLALRVADIERLDDQLKVIGPPQPDEAESLAAQRQALTRQKNALLDDERQATQLGQSSRDLAAQIVNLRRSLFNSQISSRAATPFSPSFWSTLIRPTDDDLRRLDKLKAEALVAFDSAIAPGHRWAFAGTLLATVLVWSFGRRLLERMLTWAMIRWLPEGRLRRSALALAVGLATILTIVGAVSLMRWGLESNASLSPDMASLTDQLVSLATFCAFIAGLGRALLMLPRPSWRLPAIPDRIASALGPFPAILAVALMLVATEERINSVTGTSLALTVALNGLTALVTALIFAAALLRYHHVRRKHDLERPGGIAGLIPFVASVWIAAILLALFTGYLSLAYFLTGKLLWISVIAATTYLLIAFFGDICETLLSPKHPSGLALANALGLSPRHQAQASTVLAGVGRTLLLLTALLLAFLPVGSSPSELLQGFAQLGESSKTLGNLNIVPQDILVALLLFVGGLFALRIVKRWLSERLLPETNMDAGMRASLVTLVGYLGFVLLAMLVMSTLRINLTSLTWVVSALSVGIGFGLQAIVQNFISGLILLTERPVKVGDWVSLGGVEGDIRRINVRATEIQMGDRSTVIVPNSQFISQTVRNVTMGNALGVVGVNLTLPLDTDAMKVRELLLQAFAEHPAILDAPAPSVTFKDLASNGLVLNASGFVNSPRSVAGARSDLLFTILDRLRSEGIALSSPQSLLMIQDGGPASAAPAPATPD; from the coding sequence ATGAGGCGCGCCAGCCTGCATATGTTGCTCTGCCAGTTCGCCATGGCCCTGGGCCTGCTCCTGAGCCTGGGCAGCGAGGCCTGGGCCGCCAGGCCGGCTCCGCAGGCGGCCGTCGACCTGGAAGCGCCGCCCGCCCTGGCCGAGGACGCCAGCCTCGACCAGCTCAACGCGCAACTCGACCTGATCCGCCAGCGCGTTACCGCCGACGCCAGCGACGACCTCCTCGCCGAGTTGCGCCAGAGCGCGCTGCAAGTCCAGCGCCAGGCCGACGCCCTGCTCGCGCTACGGGTGGCCGACATCGAGCGGCTCGACGATCAGTTGAAAGTGATCGGCCCGCCGCAGCCCGACGAGGCGGAAAGCCTCGCCGCCCAGCGCCAGGCCCTGACCCGGCAGAAGAACGCCCTGCTCGATGACGAACGCCAGGCCACCCAGCTCGGCCAGTCGTCCCGCGACCTGGCGGCACAGATCGTCAACCTGCGCCGCAGCCTGTTCAACTCGCAGATCAGCAGCCGCGCGGCGACACCGTTCAGCCCGAGCTTCTGGTCGACCCTGATCCGTCCCACCGACGACGACCTGCGCCGGCTGGACAAGCTGAAGGCGGAGGCCCTGGTCGCCTTCGACAGCGCCATCGCGCCCGGACACCGCTGGGCCTTCGCCGGAACCCTGCTGGCCACCGTGCTGGTCTGGAGCTTCGGCCGCCGCCTGCTGGAGCGCATGCTTACCTGGGCGATGATCCGCTGGCTGCCGGAAGGCCGCCTGCGGCGCAGCGCCCTGGCCCTGGCGGTCGGGCTGGCGACCATCCTGACCATCGTCGGCGCGGTGTCGCTGATGCGCTGGGGCCTGGAAAGCAACGCCAGCCTGAGCCCCGACATGGCCAGCCTGACCGATCAACTGGTGAGCCTGGCGACCTTCTGCGCCTTCATCGCCGGCCTCGGCCGCGCCCTGCTGATGCTGCCGCGACCATCCTGGCGGCTGCCGGCGATCCCGGACAGGATCGCCAGCGCCCTCGGCCCGTTCCCGGCGATCCTCGCGGTGGCGCTGATGCTGGTGGCCACCGAGGAACGGATCAACAGCGTCACCGGCACCAGCCTGGCCCTGACCGTCGCCCTCAACGGCCTGACCGCGCTGGTCACCGCGCTGATCTTCGCCGCCGCCCTGCTGCGCTACCACCATGTGCGGCGCAAGCACGACCTGGAGCGGCCAGGCGGGATCGCCGGGCTGATCCCCTTCGTCGCCTCGGTATGGATCGCGGCGATCCTCCTCGCCCTGTTCACCGGCTACCTGTCGCTGGCCTACTTCCTCACCGGCAAGCTGCTGTGGATCAGCGTAATCGCGGCCACCACCTACCTGCTGATCGCTTTCTTCGGCGACATCTGCGAAACCCTGCTCTCGCCCAAGCATCCCAGCGGCCTGGCGCTGGCCAATGCGCTCGGCCTGTCGCCGCGCCACCAGGCCCAGGCCAGCACGGTGCTGGCCGGGGTCGGCCGCACCCTGCTGCTGCTCACCGCGCTGCTGCTGGCCTTCCTTCCGGTCGGCTCGAGCCCCAGCGAACTGCTGCAGGGCTTCGCCCAACTGGGCGAAAGCAGCAAGACCCTGGGCAACCTGAACATCGTCCCGCAGGACATCCTGGTCGCCCTGCTGCTGTTCGTCGGCGGCCTGTTCGCCCTGCGCATCGTCAAGCGCTGGCTGAGCGAGCGGTTGCTGCCGGAAACCAACATGGACGCCGGCATGCGCGCCTCGCTGGTGACCCTGGTCGGCTACCTCGGCTTCGTGCTCCTGGCGATGCTGGTGATGTCCACCCTGCGCATCAACCTGACCAGCCTGACCTGGGTGGTCAGCGCCCTCTCGGTAGGCATCGGCTTCGGCCTGCAGGCCATCGTGCAGAACTTCATTTCCGGCCTGATCCTGCTGACCGAGCGGCCGGTGAAGGTCGGCGACTGGGTCAGCCTGGGCGGGGTCGAGGGCGATATCCGGCGGATCAACGTGCGCGCCACCGAGATCCAGATGGGCGACCGCTCCACGGTGATCGTGCCGAACTCGCAGTTCATCTCCCAGACCGTGCGCAACGTGACCATGGGCAATGCCCTCGGGGTGGTCGGGGTGAACCTGACCCTGCCGCTGGACACCGACGCGATGAAGGTCCGCGAACTGCTCCTGCAGGCCTTCGCCGAACACCCGGCGATCCTCGACGCACCGGCGCCCTCGGTGACGTTCAAGGATCTCGCCAGCAACGGCCTGGTGCTCAACGCCAGCGGCTTCGTCAACAGCCCGCGTTCGGTGGCCGGCGCGCGCAGCGACCTGCTCTTCACCATCCTCGACCGCTTGCGCAGCGAAGGCATCGCGCTGTCCTCGCCGCAGAGCCTGCTGATGATCCAGGATGGCGGCCCGGCCAGCGCCGCGCCTGCGCCCGCGACGCCCGATTGA
- a CDS encoding class I SAM-dependent methyltransferase translates to MNREALDTLLQHLLAALSPAPAETRRLFHGRGRCWPGLEQLTADWLQGVLLVTLFKEPQPEELQALRRTLGQLTTAPAWAASQGRHLVLQHRYRPDSACEWLSGEPLETWDIVENGLRFRLDLGRNQNTGLFLDMRLGRRWVQEQAAGRRVLNLFAYTCGFSVAAIAGGASQVVNLDMARGPLNRGRDNHRLNGHDLGRVSFLGHELFKSWGKLRKLGPYDLVIVDPPSFQKGSFVLTQDYRRILRRLPELLVPGGTLLACINDPAIGPDFLLEETAREAPSLHFVERLENPPEFPDVDPAAGLKALLFRNAD, encoded by the coding sequence ATGAATCGCGAAGCCCTCGATACCCTCCTCCAGCACCTGCTCGCCGCGCTGTCCCCGGCGCCGGCGGAGACCCGCCGTCTGTTCCATGGTCGCGGCCGCTGCTGGCCGGGCCTGGAACAATTGACCGCGGACTGGCTGCAGGGCGTCCTGCTGGTGACTCTGTTCAAGGAGCCGCAGCCGGAGGAACTGCAGGCCTTGCGCCGGACCCTGGGGCAACTGACCACGGCGCCGGCCTGGGCTGCGAGCCAGGGCCGGCACCTGGTCCTGCAGCACCGCTACCGCCCAGACAGCGCCTGCGAATGGCTTTCGGGCGAGCCGCTGGAAACCTGGGACATCGTGGAAAACGGACTGCGCTTCCGCCTCGACCTGGGGCGCAACCAGAACACCGGGCTGTTCCTCGACATGCGCCTGGGCCGCCGCTGGGTGCAGGAGCAGGCCGCCGGCCGCCGCGTGCTCAACCTGTTCGCCTACACCTGCGGCTTCTCGGTGGCGGCCATTGCCGGCGGCGCCAGCCAGGTGGTCAACCTGGACATGGCCCGCGGCCCGCTCAACCGCGGCCGCGACAATCACCGCCTGAACGGCCACGACCTCGGCCGGGTGAGCTTCCTCGGCCACGAACTGTTCAAGTCCTGGGGCAAGCTGCGCAAGCTCGGCCCGTACGACCTGGTGATCGTCGATCCGCCGAGCTTCCAGAAAGGCAGCTTCGTCCTGACCCAGGACTACCGCAGGATCCTCCGCCGCCTGCCGGAACTGCTGGTGCCCGGCGGCACCCTGCTGGCCTGTATCAATGACCCGGCCATCGGCCCCGACTTCCTCCTCGAGGAAACGGCCCGCGAGGCGCCGTCGCTGCACTTCGTCGAACGCCTGGAGAATCCGCCGGAGTTCCCCGATGTCGACCCCGCGGCGGGCCTCAAGGCGCTGCTGTTCCGCAACGCAGACTGA
- a CDS encoding nucleotidyltransferase domain-containing protein, giving the protein MDMPDGFIPLPPRVEPQAAFRPLLDDLRRTLARPPFERAVHSIYLYGSVARGEAITGRSDLDLTLVLRDPPSPELAAQLETARLALQARHPEVSKIDFDIGHLDQARDPANRDSWGYWLKHRCRCLWGEDLASALPPLRPAKAIALALNGDYAQVLEDYARRLESASSEEERRRLQREAAKKLIRSSDILRGETESVWPETLEHYLALFRARHPGQAPALEYFKAVLDDQVTDPAVFIERLRAFSAWMQRQA; this is encoded by the coding sequence ATGGACATGCCCGATGGCTTCATCCCCCTGCCGCCACGCGTCGAACCGCAGGCGGCCTTTCGCCCCCTGCTCGACGACCTGCGCCGAACCCTGGCCCGGCCTCCGTTCGAGCGGGCCGTGCACAGCATCTACCTGTACGGCAGCGTCGCCCGCGGCGAGGCCATCACGGGGCGCTCCGACCTCGACCTGACCCTGGTCCTGCGCGACCCGCCCAGCCCCGAACTGGCCGCGCAACTGGAAACCGCGCGCCTGGCATTGCAGGCGCGCCACCCGGAAGTCAGCAAGATCGATTTCGATATCGGCCACCTGGACCAGGCCCGCGATCCGGCCAACCGCGATAGCTGGGGCTATTGGCTCAAGCACCGCTGCCGCTGCCTGTGGGGCGAAGACCTGGCCAGCGCCCTGCCGCCCTTGCGTCCGGCGAAAGCCATCGCCCTGGCCCTCAACGGCGACTATGCGCAGGTGCTGGAAGACTATGCGCGACGCCTGGAAAGCGCGTCCTCGGAGGAGGAGCGCCGCCGCCTGCAACGAGAAGCGGCGAAGAAGCTGATCCGCTCCAGCGACATCCTTCGCGGGGAGACGGAGAGCGTCTGGCCGGAGACCCTGGAGCATTACCTGGCGCTGTTTCGCGCGCGGCACCCCGGACAGGCGCCGGCCCTGGAATATTTCAAGGCCGTGCTGGACGACCAGGTCACCGACCCGGCGGTGTTCATCGAGCGCCTGCGCGCATTCAGCGCCTGGATGCAGCGCCAGGCGTAG
- a CDS encoding UvrD-helicase domain-containing protein codes for MILCRQPLARIFAGAGSGKSTTLVLRVVFMLCHLGVEPQRLTVISFTNASCAQLREQLLRLLAHWQYPFDAAQARQCVRTFHSALGSLAREVLGNPRWFEQLDDRDPAAEPDNPLAAGRLRPAQQRLLKQAYQQCYAESPAFRAKTHKLLELPPPAEPEEGARRQPKAPLEPFKLAGEFQALPLYEAFHAQAGFAESLGLRVERLDSGKLECGLREKIFVEAMALFWARFQALLREEGLMTFDAAFQQLGERMAGGALAETALAPFTHLLIDEFQDVSPQIVLWLQALHRRLANQGTAPSLMAIGDDWQSIYGWRGSSPELFIDFDRHFPSRGRGRKSALLVLETNYRSVEPIIRDGEKVLAGVRFKQDKTCRAFRPIQPGDHGVKLVQRFDLRAQLPKLLAEIRAQCEHAAARERSERTAVLLLSRRNEPLQAIQAELDRALPVKGMTIHRAKGLQAEVAIVVDDCLPGEKHPLRNALYAASGFFRNSYDQAMEDESLRLAYVAITRGVSRVLWYTRKAQGATALLARR; via the coding sequence ATGATCCTCTGCCGCCAGCCGCTGGCGCGGATCTTCGCCGGTGCCGGCTCGGGCAAGTCGACCACCCTGGTCCTGCGGGTGGTGTTCATGCTCTGCCACCTGGGCGTCGAGCCGCAGCGGCTGACAGTGATTTCCTTCACCAACGCTTCCTGTGCGCAGTTGCGTGAACAATTGCTGCGGTTGCTCGCGCACTGGCAGTACCCGTTCGACGCGGCCCAGGCGCGGCAGTGCGTGCGCACTTTCCATTCGGCGCTCGGCAGCCTGGCCCGCGAGGTGCTCGGCAATCCGCGCTGGTTCGAACAACTGGACGACCGCGACCCCGCCGCCGAGCCGGACAACCCCCTTGCCGCCGGACGCCTGCGTCCGGCCCAGCAGCGCCTGCTGAAGCAGGCCTACCAGCAGTGCTACGCGGAAAGCCCGGCGTTCCGCGCCAAGACCCACAAGCTGCTGGAACTGCCGCCGCCGGCGGAGCCGGAAGAGGGCGCGCGGCGGCAGCCGAAGGCGCCGCTGGAGCCGTTCAAGCTGGCCGGCGAGTTCCAGGCGCTGCCGCTGTACGAAGCCTTCCATGCCCAGGCCGGGTTCGCCGAGAGCCTGGGCCTGCGCGTCGAACGCCTGGACAGTGGCAAGCTGGAATGCGGGCTGCGCGAGAAGATCTTCGTCGAAGCCATGGCACTGTTCTGGGCGAGGTTCCAGGCGCTGTTGCGCGAGGAGGGCCTGATGACCTTCGACGCCGCGTTCCAGCAGCTCGGCGAGCGGATGGCCGGCGGGGCCCTGGCGGAAACGGCGCTGGCGCCGTTCACCCATCTGCTGATCGACGAGTTCCAGGATGTCTCGCCGCAGATCGTCCTCTGGCTACAGGCGTTGCACCGCCGCCTGGCGAACCAGGGCACCGCGCCGAGCCTGATGGCCATCGGCGACGACTGGCAGTCGATCTACGGCTGGCGCGGCAGTTCGCCGGAGCTGTTCATCGACTTCGACCGGCACTTCCCCTCGCGTGGGCGGGGACGCAAGAGCGCGCTGCTGGTGCTGGAAACCAACTACCGCTCCGTCGAACCGATCATTCGCGACGGCGAGAAGGTGCTGGCCGGGGTGCGTTTCAAGCAGGACAAGACCTGCCGCGCGTTCCGCCCGATCCAGCCGGGCGACCATGGCGTGAAGCTGGTGCAGCGTTTCGACCTGCGTGCGCAACTGCCGAAGCTACTGGCGGAAATCCGCGCCCAGTGCGAGCACGCCGCCGCTCGCGAGCGCAGCGAGCGCACCGCGGTGCTGTTGCTGAGCCGGCGCAACGAGCCGTTGCAGGCGATCCAGGCGGAGTTGGATCGCGCGCTGCCGGTGAAGGGCATGACCATCCATCGCGCCAAGGGCCTCCAGGCCGAAGTGGCGATCGTCGTCGACGACTGCCTGCCGGGCGAGAAGCATCCGTTGCGCAACGCGCTGTACGCGGCATCGGGTTTCTTCCGCAACAGCTACGACCAGGCCATGGAGGACGAAAGCCTGCGCCTGGCCTACGTGGCGATCACCCGTGGCGTCAGCCGGGTGCTCTGGTACACGCGCAAGGCCCAGGGCGCCACGGCCCTGTTGGCCCGACGCTGA
- a CDS encoding TetR family transcriptional regulator: MSDKRNPRISSRKQPQQARSSELVASILEAAVQVLASEGAQRFTTARVAERAGVSIGSLYQYFPNKAAILFRLQSDEWRRTTRLLGEILEDTTRPPLERLRRLVLAFVRSECEEAAIRVALSDAAPLYRDADEAREVKAEGARVFQAFLREALPEVAEAERSLAGDLLTTTLGAVGKQFSEQPRSEAEIERYAEALADMLCAYLAALGER; encoded by the coding sequence ATGAGCGACAAGCGAAACCCGCGTATTTCCTCGCGCAAGCAGCCGCAGCAGGCCCGTTCCAGCGAGTTGGTGGCGAGCATCCTGGAGGCGGCTGTTCAGGTTCTGGCCAGCGAAGGCGCGCAACGTTTCACCACCGCGCGGGTGGCGGAGCGCGCCGGGGTGAGCATCGGTTCGCTGTACCAGTATTTCCCGAACAAGGCGGCGATCCTCTTCCGCCTGCAAAGCGACGAGTGGCGGCGCACCACGCGTCTGCTCGGCGAGATCCTCGAGGACACCACCCGGCCGCCGCTGGAGCGCTTGCGCCGGCTGGTGCTGGCATTCGTGCGCTCGGAGTGCGAAGAGGCGGCGATACGCGTGGCGCTGAGCGACGCGGCGCCGCTGTATCGCGACGCCGACGAGGCGCGGGAGGTGAAGGCGGAGGGCGCGCGGGTGTTCCAGGCGTTTCTCCGGGAGGCCTTGCCGGAGGTCGCCGAGGCCGAGCGCAGCCTGGCCGGCGACTTGCTCACCACCACCCTCGGCGCGGTCGGCAAGCAGTTCTCCGAACAGCCGCGCAGCGAGGCGGAGATCGAGCGTTACGCTGAGGCCCTGGCCGATATGCTCTGCGCCTATCTCGCCGCCCTTGGCGAGCGCTGA
- a CDS encoding O-methyltransferase — translation MNTLTNAPLADLLQRLFAEAEASAPGDSPALADLSEAELKRLMGSKTEYREFYGRLKDLALPVSRETGCLLYMLARSSSARSIVEFGTSFGLSTLHLAAALRDNGGGRLIGSEFEPSKAERARRNLAAGGLLDLVELREGDALQTLAKDLPDSIDLVLLDGAKALYPEVLALLESRLRPGALVIADNAEHSPEYLAHVRSPANGYLTTPFAEDVELSMRLG, via the coding sequence ATGAATACCCTCACCAACGCCCCGCTCGCCGATCTCCTGCAACGCCTGTTCGCCGAAGCCGAAGCCAGCGCACCGGGCGACAGTCCCGCCCTCGCCGACCTCTCGGAGGCCGAACTGAAGCGCCTCATGGGCAGCAAGACCGAATACCGCGAGTTCTACGGCCGCCTGAAGGACCTGGCGCTGCCCGTCTCCCGCGAAACCGGCTGCCTGCTCTACATGCTGGCGCGCAGCAGCTCGGCGCGCAGCATCGTCGAGTTCGGCACGTCCTTCGGCCTGTCCACTCTGCACCTCGCCGCAGCGCTGCGGGACAACGGCGGTGGCCGCCTGATCGGCAGCGAGTTCGAACCCTCCAAGGCCGAGCGGGCACGGCGCAACCTGGCCGCCGGGGGGCTGCTCGACCTGGTGGAACTGCGCGAGGGTGATGCCCTGCAAACCCTCGCCAAGGACCTGCCGGACAGCATCGACCTGGTCCTGCTGGACGGCGCCAAGGCGCTCTATCCGGAGGTCCTCGCCCTGCTGGAAAGCCGCCTGCGCCCCGGCGCGCTGGTGATCGCCGACAACGCCGAGCATAGTCCCGAGTACCTGGCCCATGTCCGCTCGCCGGCCAACGGCTACCTGACGACGCCCTTCGCCGAGGATGTCGAGCTGTCCATGCGCCTGGGCTGA
- a CDS encoding ester cyclase: MTRDRLAERYRAYIDCLNRQDWARLGDFVHDRVRYNDVQIGLDGYLRMLEGDFLAIPDLRFEIERLLVDPPGVACRLHFDCTPSGRLFGIPVNGQRVRFAENVFYEFEDERIAGVWSVIDKAAVAAQVQATPPSS; this comes from the coding sequence ATGACCCGTGACCGACTCGCCGAGCGCTACCGCGCCTACATCGACTGCCTGAACCGCCAGGACTGGGCGCGCCTGGGCGACTTCGTCCATGACCGGGTGCGCTACAACGACGTGCAGATCGGACTCGACGGCTACCTGCGGATGCTCGAAGGCGACTTCCTGGCAATCCCCGACCTGCGCTTCGAGATCGAACGCCTGCTCGTCGATCCGCCGGGCGTCGCCTGCCGCCTGCACTTCGACTGCACACCCAGCGGCCGGCTGTTCGGCATCCCGGTCAACGGCCAGCGGGTACGCTTCGCCGAGAACGTCTTCTACGAATTCGAAGACGAGCGCATCGCCGGCGTCTGGTCGGTGATCGACAAGGCGGCGGTCGCCGCGCAGGTTCAGGCGACGCCGCCGTCGTCCTGA